In a single window of the Thermus amyloliquefaciens genome:
- a CDS encoding polyprenyl synthetase family protein translates to MVPTPQEVKDALYARLLGHLAHPDPVYQALLQEYPSRGGKMLRGLLVVYAGLAHGAPLEASLWAGTALELFQNWVLIHDDIEDGSEERRGKPALHRLYPPSLALNAGDALHGEMWGLLAKGLEAGLLTPGVLAEFHKVVRRTAYGQHLDLSWTLSGRLDLAPEDYFLMVAHKAAYYTAVAPLRLGALLSGKTPPAAYEEAGLKLGIAFQIVDDVLNLEGDEAYGKELAGDLYEGKRTLILIRYLQEAPKEARARAEALLRLPREAKPEAEVRWLWQNLLASGAVAWAKEEARRLAQEGMEALAPHLDRLPGQSAASRLRDLLTALVERRA, encoded by the coding sequence ATGGTGCCCACCCCCCAGGAAGTGAAGGATGCCCTTTATGCAAGGCTTCTGGGCCACCTGGCCCACCCCGATCCCGTTTACCAGGCGCTCCTCCAGGAGTATCCCTCCCGAGGCGGGAAAATGCTCCGGGGGCTTTTGGTGGTCTACGCGGGGCTGGCCCATGGGGCTCCCCTGGAAGCCAGCCTCTGGGCAGGCACCGCATTGGAACTTTTCCAAAACTGGGTGCTGATCCACGACGACATAGAGGATGGTTCTGAGGAACGCCGAGGAAAGCCCGCCCTACACCGCCTCTACCCCCCATCCCTGGCCCTGAACGCCGGGGACGCCCTGCACGGGGAGATGTGGGGGCTGCTGGCGAAGGGCCTCGAGGCGGGCCTTCTTACCCCTGGGGTGCTGGCCGAGTTCCACAAGGTGGTGCGCCGCACCGCCTACGGGCAGCATTTGGACCTCTCTTGGACCCTTTCCGGCCGCCTGGACCTGGCCCCGGAGGACTACTTCCTCATGGTGGCCCACAAGGCCGCCTATTACACCGCCGTGGCCCCCTTGCGGCTTGGGGCCCTGCTTTCCGGGAAAACGCCCCCCGCCGCCTACGAGGAAGCGGGGCTAAAGCTGGGGATCGCCTTCCAGATCGTGGACGACGTGCTCAACCTGGAGGGGGACGAGGCCTACGGCAAGGAGCTGGCCGGGGACCTCTACGAGGGCAAGCGCACCCTGATCCTGATCCGCTACCTCCAGGAAGCCCCAAAGGAGGCGCGCGCCCGGGCCGAGGCCCTTTTACGCCTCCCCCGCGAGGCCAAGCCCGAGGCCGAGGTGCGCTGGCTTTGGCAAAACCTCCTGGCCTCCGGAGCCGTGGCCTGGGCCAAGGAGGAGGCCAGGAGGCTGGCCCAGGAGGGGATGGAGGCCCTAGCCCCCCATCTGGACCGCCTGCCCGGCCAGAGTGCGGCCTCCCGGCTTCGGGACCTCCTCACCGCCTTGGTGGAACGCAGGGCATAA
- a CDS encoding glycogen synthase translates to MKVLMVAPEAYPLVKVGGLADVVGALPKALRPLGVEAWVLLPWHRGLEAQGVGEVAYRFAGQEARASLGERLEGGVRFLLLGVEGFDRERVYGYPDDPERYLRFALAAGQVARGFDLAHAHDWTAALLALTAPVPVVYTIHNLAHQGLVDPAPFFHWTGLPWSLFHMEALEFHGQVNLMKGGIVFARAVTTVSPSYAEEIKTPEFGMGLDGVLRRHADKLFGILNGLDTEVFDPAKDPHLPAPYSREDPSGKARAKEALGERTGLPTPLLAYVGRLDPQKGLDLILQALPHLLELGFSLLVQGVGEEGLAQALRAAEAAHPGRVRLVEAYDEALARLVYAGADALLVPSRFEPCGLVQMIAQRYGTPPVARAVGGLRDTVEDGRTGVLFQTYHPEGLLYGILRLFRLGPEALGLRGMEKDFSWGKSAEAYRRVYRLALG, encoded by the coding sequence ATGAAGGTCCTCATGGTGGCCCCCGAGGCCTACCCCCTGGTGAAGGTGGGGGGGCTTGCCGATGTGGTGGGGGCCCTGCCCAAGGCCCTAAGGCCCTTGGGGGTGGAGGCCTGGGTGCTTCTGCCTTGGCACCGGGGCCTCGAGGCCCAGGGGGTGGGGGAGGTGGCCTACCGCTTCGCGGGCCAGGAGGCCCGGGCCTCCCTGGGGGAGCGGCTGGAGGGGGGGGTGCGCTTCCTCCTCCTAGGGGTGGAGGGGTTTGACCGGGAGCGGGTCTACGGCTACCCCGATGACCCCGAGCGCTACCTGCGCTTCGCCCTGGCGGCCGGCCAGGTGGCCCGGGGGTTTGACCTGGCCCACGCCCATGACTGGACGGCCGCCCTCCTCGCCCTGACCGCTCCCGTGCCCGTCGTCTACACCATCCACAACCTGGCCCACCAGGGCCTTGTGGACCCCGCCCCCTTCTTCCACTGGACGGGGCTTCCCTGGAGCCTGTTCCATATGGAGGCCCTGGAGTTCCACGGCCAGGTGAACCTGATGAAGGGGGGCATCGTCTTCGCCCGGGCCGTGACCACGGTGAGCCCCTCCTACGCGGAGGAGATCAAGACCCCCGAGTTCGGCATGGGCCTGGATGGGGTCCTGCGCCGGCACGCGGATAAGCTCTTCGGGATCCTGAACGGCCTGGACACGGAGGTCTTTGACCCGGCCAAGGACCCCCACCTCCCCGCCCCCTACTCCCGGGAGGACCCCTCCGGCAAGGCCCGGGCCAAGGAGGCCCTGGGGGAGCGCACCGGGCTTCCCACCCCCCTCCTCGCCTACGTGGGGCGCCTGGACCCCCAGAAGGGGCTGGACCTGATCCTGCAGGCCCTTCCCCATCTCCTGGAGCTGGGTTTCAGCCTCCTGGTCCAGGGGGTGGGGGAGGAGGGGTTGGCCCAGGCCTTGCGGGCGGCGGAGGCGGCCCATCCCGGGCGGGTGCGCCTCGTGGAGGCCTACGACGAGGCCCTGGCCCGCCTGGTCTATGCGGGGGCGGATGCCCTTTTGGTACCGAGCCGCTTTGAGCCCTGCGGCCTGGTGCAGATGATCGCCCAGCGCTACGGCACCCCGCCCGTGGCCCGGGCGGTGGGGGGGCTTAGGGACACCGTGGAGGATGGCCGTACGGGGGTGCTCTTCCAGACCTACCACCCCGAGGGCCTCCTCTACGGGATCCTGCGCCTCTTCCGCCTGGGGCCCGAGGCCCTGGGCCTAAGGGGCATGGAAAAGGATTTCTCCTGGGGCAAAAGCGCCGAGGCCTACCGCCGGGTGTACCGGTTGGCCTTAGGCTAA
- a CDS encoding AAA family ATPase, whose protein sequence is MRVSALAWFTPPTEPKPAPPFFGQERALKALEAAFRQGGHGYLVGPSGLGKRKRLLAYLQDRPFPKEEVVYLPLGEEAFPLLLPEGQGRALVEGVEALLAEFTPALFREKGFLYAKSLVEARYEKEAEALLRALAQEAEGYGFALLEGEEGLRLSGKGPMPPELSAKLAETVLAYVDVRQRAEAEVAALRRGFAERFLLPKALELKGRFPQAGRYLDWITETLLRAAALEETLKLEKLLPRLLVEGGERVVYEPNPSPERLFGHLEYEMQEGLLSTHLGLLRPGALHRATGGVLVLEAHRVWELGSYPLLKRALATGEVEPLAPRPEVKGPRLKPAPLKAQVFLVGPPEVIAFLEEDEEFLELFPFRVEFSPEIPYTRENVAYLGGFLQAEGVALTPEGLAALADEARRWTGHRERLDARLYRLLDLAKEASALKHPLDREAVEKALLAREERFGLEEELYLKDLEEGVVALEVQGMRVGEVNGLVVVEGPLPRGRPVRITAQAGPGREGILSIDREVGLGGQVFHKAVLTLAGYLRGTYASLGALSATVSLVFEQSYGGIEGDSAGLAELLAVLSAISGLPLRQDLAVTGAIDQTGRVLAVGRVAEKVEGFFRVCQTLGLTGTQGVVLPKANLPHLTLREEVVEAVEGGLFHLHAVEEVDEAIELLFGRKAYWVHERVREVLAHFQSLENGEENKG, encoded by the coding sequence ATGCGGGTCAGCGCTCTCGCCTGGTTCACCCCACCTACCGAGCCCAAACCTGCCCCTCCCTTCTTCGGCCAGGAGCGGGCCCTTAAGGCCCTCGAGGCCGCCTTCCGCCAGGGGGGCCACGGCTACCTGGTGGGGCCAAGCGGCCTCGGCAAACGGAAGCGCCTCCTCGCCTACCTGCAGGACCGCCCCTTCCCCAAGGAGGAGGTGGTCTACCTTCCCCTGGGGGAAGAGGCCTTTCCCCTCCTTCTCCCCGAGGGGCAGGGCCGGGCGCTGGTGGAGGGGGTGGAGGCCCTCTTGGCCGAGTTCACCCCTGCCCTCTTCCGGGAAAAGGGGTTCCTCTACGCCAAAAGCCTGGTGGAGGCCCGCTACGAGAAGGAGGCGGAAGCCCTCCTGAGGGCCCTGGCTCAGGAGGCGGAGGGGTATGGCTTTGCCCTTTTGGAGGGCGAAGAGGGCCTGAGGCTTTCCGGTAAGGGCCCCATGCCCCCCGAGCTTTCCGCCAAGCTGGCGGAAACCGTCTTGGCCTACGTGGACGTGCGGCAACGGGCGGAGGCGGAGGTGGCCGCCTTGAGGCGGGGCTTCGCCGAGCGCTTCCTCCTGCCCAAGGCCTTGGAGCTCAAGGGGCGCTTCCCCCAGGCGGGCCGGTATCTGGACTGGATCACGGAAACCCTGCTGCGGGCCGCGGCCCTGGAGGAAACCCTGAAGCTGGAGAAGCTTCTCCCCCGCCTCCTGGTGGAGGGGGGGGAACGGGTGGTCTATGAGCCCAACCCCAGCCCGGAAAGGCTTTTCGGGCACCTGGAGTACGAGATGCAGGAGGGCCTCCTATCCACCCATCTGGGCCTCCTGCGCCCCGGGGCCCTGCACCGGGCCACGGGGGGGGTGCTGGTCCTCGAGGCCCACCGGGTGTGGGAGCTGGGGAGCTACCCCCTCCTGAAGCGGGCCCTGGCCACGGGGGAAGTGGAGCCCCTCGCCCCCCGGCCCGAGGTCAAGGGCCCGAGGCTCAAGCCCGCCCCCCTCAAGGCCCAGGTCTTCCTGGTGGGCCCCCCGGAGGTGATCGCCTTTTTGGAGGAGGACGAGGAATTCCTGGAGCTTTTTCCCTTCCGCGTGGAGTTTAGCCCGGAAATCCCCTACACCAGGGAAAACGTGGCCTACCTGGGGGGGTTTTTGCAGGCCGAGGGGGTGGCGCTAACCCCGGAGGGCCTGGCGGCCCTAGCGGACGAGGCCCGGCGCTGGACGGGGCACAGGGAAAGGCTGGACGCCAGGCTCTACCGCCTGCTGGACCTGGCCAAGGAGGCCTCGGCCTTGAAGCACCCCCTGGACCGGGAGGCGGTGGAAAAGGCCCTCCTGGCAAGGGAGGAGCGGTTTGGCCTGGAGGAGGAGCTTTACCTGAAGGACCTCGAGGAGGGGGTGGTGGCCCTGGAGGTCCAGGGGATGCGGGTGGGGGAGGTCAACGGCCTGGTGGTGGTGGAAGGCCCCCTGCCCCGGGGGCGGCCCGTGCGCATCACCGCCCAGGCGGGCCCCGGACGGGAGGGCATCCTCTCCATCGACCGGGAGGTGGGCCTGGGGGGTCAGGTCTTCCACAAGGCGGTCCTCACCCTGGCGGGCTACCTGCGGGGAACCTACGCCAGCCTGGGAGCCCTTTCCGCCACGGTGAGCCTGGTCTTTGAACAAAGCTACGGGGGCATAGAGGGGGACTCGGCGGGGCTGGCGGAGCTTTTGGCGGTGCTCTCCGCCATCTCGGGCCTGCCCCTGAGGCAGGACTTGGCGGTCACGGGGGCCATAGACCAGACGGGCCGGGTCCTGGCCGTGGGCCGGGTGGCGGAGAAGGTGGAGGGGTTTTTCCGGGTCTGCCAAACCTTGGGCCTCACCGGCACCCAAGGGGTGGTGCTCCCCAAGGCCAACCTTCCCCACCTCACCCTGCGGGAAGAGGTGGTGGAAGCGGTGGAAGGGGGCCTCTTCCACCTCCATGCGGTGGAGGAGGTGGACGAGGCCATAGAACTCCTCTTCGGCCGCAAGGCCTACTGGGTGCACGAGCGGGTGAGGGAAGTGCTGGCCCACTTCCAAAGCCTGGAAAACGGCGAAGAAAACAAGGGTTAA
- a CDS encoding response regulator transcription factor, which produces MVRILLVEDDPQVGELVKRFLEKEGLGVAWARTGREALQLVWDAGKPDLVVLDRGLPDMEGLEVLKALRDLDPLLPVLLLTGKADEDSRVEGLLEGADDYLGKPFSLKELLARIKALLRRSGKEGRRRFGPLELDLEGRKAYLEGEPLRLSATEMNLLLALAQTPGRVFSREELLERVWGPEFEGSERVVDAYVRLLRKKLKDDPRAPRFIETVVGMGYRFVGE; this is translated from the coding sequence ATGGTGCGGATTCTCTTGGTGGAGGACGATCCCCAGGTGGGGGAGCTGGTTAAGCGGTTTTTGGAGAAGGAGGGGCTTGGGGTGGCCTGGGCCCGCACGGGCCGGGAGGCCTTGCAACTGGTCTGGGATGCCGGCAAGCCGGACCTGGTGGTCCTGGACCGGGGGCTTCCCGATATGGAGGGCCTCGAGGTCCTCAAGGCCCTGCGGGACCTGGACCCTTTGCTCCCCGTTTTGCTCCTCACCGGCAAGGCGGACGAGGATAGCCGGGTGGAGGGGCTTTTGGAGGGGGCGGACGACTACCTGGGCAAGCCCTTTTCCCTCAAGGAGCTCTTGGCCCGCATCAAGGCCCTCCTGCGCCGGAGCGGGAAGGAGGGGAGGCGGCGGTTTGGTCCCTTGGAGCTGGACCTGGAGGGGCGCAAGGCCTACCTGGAGGGGGAGCCCTTAAGGCTTTCCGCCACGGAGATGAACCTCCTCCTGGCCCTGGCCCAGACCCCGGGCCGGGTCTTCAGCCGGGAGGAGCTTTTGGAGCGGGTCTGGGGCCCGGAGTTTGAGGGCTCGGAGCGGGTGGTGGACGCCTACGTGCGCCTCCTGCGCAAAAAGCTAAAGGACGATCCCCGGGCCCCCCGGTTCATCGAAACCGTGGTGGGGATGGGGTACCGCTTCGTGGGGGAGTAG
- a CDS encoding tetratricopeptide repeat protein, translating to MVKDLEAKALAGDPEAQALLHFVRLLRHKDYPGARAYAEEFPEEAKERLLAGLRLLEEAPEGLQDPLFAAEREVLLGVRAVGEGRREEAEAHFQRALALDPHHHRALANLGNLYQERGEPEAALDLYQRALKLAPDDPLIHENLAALYKRKGDLDKMVAHMKRATRLKLRPPASLDPLTGKPQPRPLHRRVPLWVWVFLLALVAYFLLKKP from the coding sequence ATGGTGAAGGACCTCGAGGCCAAGGCCCTGGCGGGGGATCCCGAGGCCCAGGCCTTGCTTCACTTCGTGCGGCTCCTTCGGCACAAGGACTACCCTGGGGCCAGGGCCTATGCGGAAGAGTTTCCTGAGGAGGCCAAGGAAAGGCTTTTGGCGGGGCTTCGCCTGTTGGAGGAAGCTCCCGAGGGTTTGCAGGACCCCCTTTTCGCCGCGGAGCGGGAGGTGCTCCTGGGGGTGAGGGCCGTGGGGGAGGGGAGGCGGGAGGAGGCGGAGGCCCACTTTCAAAGGGCCTTGGCCCTGGACCCTCACCACCACCGAGCCCTCGCCAACCTGGGCAACCTCTACCAGGAACGGGGGGAGCCGGAGGCGGCCTTGGACCTTTACCAAAGGGCCCTGAAGCTGGCCCCGGACGACCCCCTGATCCACGAGAACCTGGCCGCCCTTTACAAGCGGAAGGGCGACCTGGACAAGATGGTGGCCCACATGAAGCGGGCCACCCGGCTCAAGCTGCGCCCGCCCGCTTCCCTAGACCCCCTCACGGGAAAGCCCCAACCCCGCCCGCTCCACCGCCGCGTTCCCCTTTGGGTCTGGGTTTTCCTCCTCGCCCTCGTGGCCTATTTTCTCCTGAAGAAGCCCTAG
- the glgC gene encoding glucose-1-phosphate adenylyltransferase, whose product MVKVEVLGMILAGGQGSRLYPLTAKRAKPAVPFGAKYRIIDFVLNNFVNSGIYSIYVLTQFKAQSLTEHIQRYWRFGAFLEDHFILLVPAQMYRYEELGPVWYRGTADAIYQNLHLVQNHAPTAVAVFGGDHIFKMNIRHMVEYHYEKRADITIAAYPVPVAEASRFGVLQVDQEWRITEFQEKPQSPKPLPNKPHLALASMGNYIFRTEALFELLEADAKESTSSHDFGKDVIPRALKEGYRVFAYDFHRNPIPGQEGPNLYWRDVGTLDAYFEASMDLVKVVPEFDLFNPEWPLRTANLFSPPAKFVHETGERVGRALNSLLAGGVIVSGGTVRESVLFRRVRVNSYSLVERSVLFDDVEVGRYCKIRNAIVDKNVKIPPHTEIGYDLEADRARGFTVTPEGVVVVPKGYRF is encoded by the coding sequence ATGGTAAAGGTGGAGGTTCTGGGCATGATCCTGGCAGGGGGGCAGGGGAGCCGCCTTTACCCCCTCACCGCCAAGCGGGCCAAGCCGGCGGTGCCCTTTGGGGCCAAGTACCGCATCATTGACTTCGTGCTCAACAACTTTGTGAACTCGGGCATCTACTCCATTTATGTCCTCACCCAGTTCAAGGCCCAGTCCCTCACCGAGCACATCCAGCGCTACTGGCGCTTCGGGGCCTTCTTGGAGGACCACTTCATCCTCCTGGTGCCCGCCCAGATGTACCGCTACGAGGAGCTCGGCCCCGTTTGGTACCGGGGCACCGCCGACGCCATCTACCAGAACCTCCACCTGGTGCAGAACCACGCCCCCACCGCGGTGGCCGTCTTCGGGGGCGACCACATCTTCAAGATGAACATCCGCCACATGGTGGAGTACCACTACGAGAAGCGGGCGGACATCACCATCGCCGCCTACCCCGTGCCGGTGGCGGAGGCCAGCCGCTTTGGGGTTTTGCAGGTGGACCAGGAGTGGCGCATCACCGAGTTCCAGGAAAAGCCCCAAAGCCCCAAGCCCCTTCCCAATAAGCCCCACCTGGCCCTGGCCTCCATGGGCAACTACATCTTCCGCACCGAGGCCCTCTTTGAACTCCTGGAGGCCGATGCCAAGGAGAGCACTTCCAGCCACGACTTCGGCAAGGACGTGATCCCCAGGGCCCTCAAGGAGGGGTATAGGGTCTTTGCCTACGACTTCCACCGCAACCCCATCCCCGGCCAGGAGGGTCCCAACCTCTACTGGCGGGACGTGGGCACCCTGGACGCCTACTTTGAGGCCAGCATGGACCTGGTGAAGGTGGTCCCCGAGTTTGACCTCTTCAACCCCGAGTGGCCCCTCAGGACCGCCAACCTCTTCAGCCCGCCCGCCAAGTTCGTGCACGAAACGGGGGAGAGGGTGGGCCGGGCCTTGAACAGCCTCCTGGCCGGTGGGGTCATCGTGAGCGGGGGGACGGTGCGGGAGTCGGTCCTCTTCCGGCGGGTCAGGGTGAACTCCTACAGCCTGGTGGAGCGTTCCGTCCTCTTTGACGACGTGGAGGTGGGCCGCTACTGCAAGATCCGGAACGCCATCGTGGACAAGAACGTGAAGATCCCGCCCCATACGGAGATCGGCTACGACCTGGAAGCCGACCGCGCCCGGGGTTTCACCGTGACCCCGGAAGGGGTGGTGGTGGTGCCCAAGGGCTATCGCTTCTAG
- a CDS encoding gamma-glutamylcyclotransferase family protein encodes MEAVFVYGTLRRGQRNHPLVEGWVVKVLPGHVEGFRLFHLAEGRDRPYPYPGMVPGEGRVYGEVLVLPEEVLPLLDQLEEEYRRVRVVVGTEEGPLSAWAYVYLGNLEGAVWLPQGVWPA; translated from the coding sequence GTGGAGGCGGTCTTCGTCTACGGCACCCTGAGGCGCGGGCAGAGGAACCACCCCTTGGTGGAGGGGTGGGTGGTGAAGGTGCTGCCCGGGCACGTGGAGGGCTTCCGCCTTTTTCACCTGGCCGAGGGACGGGACCGGCCTTACCCCTATCCCGGCATGGTGCCCGGGGAGGGGAGGGTGTACGGGGAGGTCCTCGTTTTGCCGGAGGAGGTCCTTCCCCTCCTGGACCAGCTGGAGGAGGAGTACCGGCGGGTCCGGGTCGTGGTGGGGACGGAGGAGGGCCCCCTTTCCGCCTGGGCTTACGTCTACCTGGGGAACCTCGAGGGGGCGGTTTGGCTTCCCCAAGGGGTGTGGCCGGCCTAG
- the dusA gene encoding tRNA dihydrouridine(20/20a) synthase DusA, with protein sequence MADFRLSVAPMVDRTDRHFRFLVRQISRGVRLYTEMVVDQAVLRGNAERLLAFHPEEHPIALQLAGSDPRSLAEAARIGQAFGYDEVNLNLGCPSEKAQEGGFGACLLLDPQRVREILRAMVEAVEVPVTVKLRLGVEGESYPLLARWVEAYAETGVRVFIVHARSALLNLSTRKNREVPPLRHEWVHRLKGDFPQLTFVLNGGVRSLEEALPHLERVDGVMMGRAVYEDPFVLAEADSRVFGMGGRPSRLEVARRMRAYLAQEAEGGTPPWAVLRHMLNLFRNQPGGRLWRRLLSEGRSLEALEQALGLLQEKIGHEGEEENPDPKGNAAVERAGLGLSREGV encoded by the coding sequence GTGGCTGACTTCCGCCTCTCCGTGGCCCCCATGGTGGACCGGACGGACCGGCACTTCCGCTTTCTGGTCCGCCAGATCAGCCGGGGGGTGCGCCTCTACACCGAGATGGTGGTGGACCAGGCGGTGCTCCGGGGAAACGCCGAAAGGCTGCTGGCCTTCCACCCCGAGGAGCACCCCATCGCCCTGCAGCTGGCGGGCTCGGACCCTAGGAGCCTGGCGGAGGCGGCGCGGATCGGCCAGGCCTTCGGCTACGACGAGGTGAACCTGAACCTGGGTTGCCCCTCGGAGAAGGCCCAGGAAGGGGGGTTTGGCGCCTGTCTCCTCCTGGACCCCCAAAGGGTGCGGGAGATCCTTAGGGCCATGGTGGAGGCGGTGGAAGTCCCCGTCACGGTGAAGCTCCGGCTCGGGGTGGAAGGGGAAAGCTACCCCCTCCTCGCCCGTTGGGTGGAGGCGTACGCGGAAACCGGGGTGCGGGTCTTCATCGTGCACGCCCGGAGCGCCCTCCTCAACCTCTCCACCCGGAAAAACCGGGAGGTGCCCCCCTTGCGCCACGAATGGGTCCACCGGCTCAAGGGGGATTTTCCCCAGCTCACCTTCGTCCTGAACGGGGGGGTGCGGAGCCTGGAGGAGGCCCTCCCCCACCTGGAGAGGGTGGACGGGGTGATGATGGGCCGGGCGGTGTACGAGGATCCCTTCGTGCTGGCGGAGGCCGATTCCCGGGTGTTTGGGATGGGGGGAAGGCCAAGCCGCCTCGAGGTGGCCCGGCGCATGCGGGCCTACCTGGCCCAGGAGGCCGAAGGGGGCACACCCCCCTGGGCCGTGCTGAGGCACATGCTGAACCTCTTCCGGAACCAGCCCGGGGGGCGGCTTTGGCGGCGCCTCCTTTCGGAAGGGCGTTCCCTGGAGGCCCTGGAGCAAGCCCTAGGGCTTCTTCAGGAGAAAATAGGCCACGAGGGCGAGGAGGAAAACCCAGACCCAAAGGGGAACGCGGCGGTGGAGCGGGCGGGGTTGGGGCTTTCCCGTGAGGGGGTCTAG
- the ispH gene encoding 4-hydroxy-3-methylbut-2-enyl diphosphate reductase → MGGMELERVYLARPRGFCAGVVMAIQTVERWAEALQEKGELVVYHEIVHNRTVVERLRAQGVHFVEDLSELEKLRQERPLAGTLVFSAHGHPPAVREEAARKGFHILDATCPLVTKVHTEARRYAQEGYWILLVGDSADHQEVKGTYGEAPERTILVAVHTHVGKDPRLADPNTVEVPDPERVVVLTQTTLSVDDTLATIEILKRRFPKLVVPKRKDLCYATQNRQEAVKRIAPKVDLFLVLTSPHSSNGMRLLELAQSLTGRAYRLETAKDLREEWLLGARSVGITSAASTPEDLVQELVALLKAKNPGLEVVEEGEWEEIAFREPKPLSPEEVLRGG, encoded by the coding sequence ATGGGGGGCATGGAGCTTGAGCGGGTGTACCTGGCCCGGCCCCGGGGTTTCTGCGCTGGGGTGGTGATGGCCATCCAGACGGTGGAGCGCTGGGCCGAGGCCCTCCAGGAAAAGGGAGAGCTCGTGGTCTACCACGAGATCGTCCACAACCGCACCGTGGTGGAGCGCCTTAGGGCCCAGGGGGTGCACTTCGTGGAGGACCTTTCCGAGCTGGAAAAGCTCCGCCAGGAAAGGCCCCTGGCCGGCACCCTGGTCTTTTCCGCCCACGGCCACCCCCCCGCGGTGCGCGAGGAGGCGGCAAGGAAGGGGTTCCACATCCTAGACGCCACCTGCCCCTTGGTCACCAAGGTGCACACCGAGGCCAGGCGCTACGCCCAGGAGGGGTACTGGATCCTCCTGGTGGGGGATTCCGCCGACCACCAGGAGGTGAAGGGCACCTACGGGGAGGCCCCGGAGAGGACCATCCTGGTGGCGGTGCACACCCACGTGGGCAAGGACCCTCGTCTGGCGGACCCCAATACCGTGGAGGTGCCGGACCCGGAAAGGGTGGTGGTGCTCACCCAGACCACCCTGAGCGTGGACGACACCCTGGCCACCATTGAGATCCTCAAAAGGCGCTTCCCCAAGCTGGTGGTGCCCAAAAGGAAAGACCTCTGCTACGCCACCCAGAACCGCCAGGAGGCGGTGAAGCGCATCGCCCCCAAGGTGGACCTCTTCCTGGTGCTCACCAGCCCCCATTCCTCCAACGGCATGCGCCTTTTGGAGCTGGCCCAAAGCCTCACCGGGAGGGCCTACCGCTTGGAGACGGCCAAGGACCTCCGGGAGGAGTGGCTTTTGGGGGCGAGGAGCGTGGGCATCACCTCCGCCGCCAGCACCCCTGAGGACCTGGTGCAGGAGCTGGTGGCCCTTCTAAAGGCCAAAAACCCCGGGCTGGAGGTGGTGGAGGAGGGGGAGTGGGAGGAGATCGCCTTCCGCGAGCCCAAACCCCTCTCCCCGGAGGAGGTCCTGCGGGGTGGCTGA
- a CDS encoding SagB/ThcOx family dehydrogenase, with the protein MEKHPGKLFYRLSRLSQGEELPLKRKPKSKVYANPLETQALPPFREEGGPPLFRVLSQLRPLLPEVGSALTLKDLSQVLYPLAERSGRRGFPSAGEAYPLEAYLVVRRVEGVFPGVYHYFPKEHQLFQIAAKVEEASWSEALLGLGLEQAAALLVLTLVPERSEALFGLRGYRYALLEAGYAAGLVLLAAIGQGLAAYPAETFYDEMVAHLLRLPEGEYPGVVVILGR; encoded by the coding sequence ATGGAGAAGCATCCGGGCAAGCTCTTCTACCGCCTTTCCCGCTTGAGCCAGGGGGAGGAGCTTCCCCTGAAGCGGAAGCCCAAGTCCAAGGTGTACGCCAATCCCCTGGAGACCCAGGCCCTGCCCCCCTTTCGGGAGGAGGGAGGGCCGCCTTTGTTCCGGGTTCTTTCCCAGCTCAGGCCCCTCTTGCCCGAGGTGGGCTCGGCCCTGACCCTGAAGGACCTTTCCCAGGTCCTCTACCCCCTGGCGGAGCGCTCCGGGAGGCGGGGTTTCCCCTCGGCGGGGGAGGCCTACCCCTTGGAGGCCTACCTGGTGGTGCGCCGGGTGGAGGGGGTGTTTCCCGGGGTCTACCATTACTTCCCCAAGGAGCACCAGCTTTTCCAGATCGCCGCCAAGGTGGAGGAGGCCTCCTGGTCGGAGGCGCTTTTGGGGCTCGGCCTGGAGCAGGCGGCAGCCCTTCTGGTCCTCACCCTGGTTCCGGAGAGGAGCGAGGCCCTCTTCGGCCTTAGGGGGTACCGGTACGCCCTTCTCGAGGCGGGCTACGCCGCAGGCCTGGTTCTCCTGGCCGCCATCGGCCAGGGTCTGGCCGCCTACCCGGCGGAAACCTTTTATGATGAGATGGTGGCTCACCTCCTGCGGTTGCCCGAGGGGGAATACCCTGGGGTGGTGGTCATTCTGGGACGTTAG